From a single Rosa rugosa chromosome 7, drRosRugo1.1, whole genome shotgun sequence genomic region:
- the LOC133719844 gene encoding type I inositol polyphosphate 5-phosphatase 8 isoform X3: MFVGTWNVGGKSPQEDLNLREWLRSPTPADIYVLGFQEIVPLNAGNVLGAEDKGPADKWLSLIRDALNKNDPGLPNNYNNATHNDQQAHLDQQGSMMPRLSFSDLLSLEDELSTADFETLLNLNPASTSSGESSPSSPLGLGMQESTSMQRHRYCLAASKQMVGIFLCVWVRADLCRHISNMKVSCVGRGIMGYLGNKGSISISMTLHKTTFCFVCAHLTSGEKEGDEMKRNSDVIEILKKTKFSNSCRTRPLPPDSILDHDKIIWLGDLNYRLAAACADTHELLQKQHWQALLEKDQLRIEQQAGRVFKGWEEGRIYFAPTYKYLANSNHYVAQTSNSREKRRTPAWCDRILWKGEGLKQMWYLRGESKFSDHRPVYSLFAVQINLASKKKPKPAVPISTTSNRVGPNSRVPATCVAKVQAEELLVLTRAKSCLDTSSSRF; this comes from the exons ATGTTCGTGGGGACATGGAATGTTGGAGGCAAATCACCACAAGAGGACTTGAACTTAAGGGAATGGCTTAGGTCCCCAACTCCTGCCGATATCTATGTTCttgg GTTCCAGGAAATTGTCCCTTTAAACGCCGGTAATGTATTGGGTGCGGAGGACAAAGGCCCAGCTGACAAGTGGCTTTCCCTTATTCGAGATGCTCTTAACAAGAATGACCCCGGACTTCCTAATAACTACAACAATGCCACCCATAATGATCAGCAAGCACATCTCGATCAGCAAGGCAGCATGATGCCAAGGCTCAGCTTCTCGGACTTGCTTTCCTTAGAAGATGAACTCAGTACTGCGGACTTCGAGACACTGCTGAATTTGAATCCCGCGTCAACTTCTAGTGGAGAAAGCTCACCGAGCTCCCCACTGGGGCTGGGTATGCAGGAGAGTACTTCAATGCAACGACATCGTTATTGCTTAGCAGCGAGCAAGCAGATGGTGGGAATTTTCTTGTGTGTGTGGGTTCGCGCTGATCTTTGTAGACACATTAGCAACATGAAGGTCTCATGTGTTGGTCGAGGCATAATGGGATATCTTGGAAATAAG GGTTCAATATCAATAAGCATGACATTGCATAAAACAACCTTTTGCTTTGTCTGTGCTCACTTAACTTCTGGTGAGAAAGAAGGGGATGAGATGAAAAGGAATTCAGATGTCATCGAAATTTTAAAGAAGACAAAGTTTTCTAACTCATGTAGAACACGACCACTTCCTCCTGATAGCATATTGGACCATGA CAAGATTATTTGGCTTGGGGATTTAAATTACCGGCTAGCAGCTGCTTGCGCTGACACGCATGAGCTTCTGCAGAAGCAGCATTGGCAAGCACTTTTAGAGAAAGATCAG CTAAGAATAGAGCAACAAGCTGGTAGAGTATTTAAAGGGTGGGAAGAAGGGAGGATATATTTTGCTCCAACTTACAAATACCTTGCAAATTCTAATCATTATGTTGCCCAAACTTCGAATTCTAGAGAGAAGAGACGCACCCCTGCCTG GTGTGACAGGATTCTATGGAAAGGAGAAGGACTTAAACAAATGTGGTATTTGAGAGGGGAGTCAAAGTTCTCGGACCACAGACCGGTCTATTCTTTGTTTGCGGTCCAAATAAACTTGGCCAGCAAGAAAAAACCCAAACCTGCTGTTCCCATAAGCACAACAAGCAACAGAGTTGGTCCAAATTCTCGGGTGCCAGCGACATGCGTGGCCAAAGTGCAAGCCGAGGAGCTTTTGGTACTCACAAGAGCAAAAAGCTGCTTAGACACAAGCTCCTCCAGGTTCTGA
- the LOC133721022 gene encoding WAT1-related protein At2g37460: MSSHGLVERFKAAKPFFAVVFLQFGLAGMDILCKAALNQGVSNYVLVVYRHAVATLVVAPFAVVLDKKVRPKMTLSIFIKIMVLGLLEPVLDQNMYYLGMKYTTATFAAAMSNILPALTFVMAWILRLEKVKLKCIRSQSKVLGTAATVAGAMIMTLVKGPLLKLFWTRATTSNQQQTNGVDIHSSIKGALMITAGCFCWACFMILQSVTLRSYPAELSLSAWICLMGTLEGTAVALVMERGNAAVWAIHWDGKLLAAVYSGIFCSGLAYYIQGVVMKHRGPVFVTAFSPLSMVIVAVMSSFILREQLFLGRLLGAAVIIIGLYLVVWGKSKENSPEEELATTKQVGEEKDRSNLEVITIASSCK; this comes from the exons ATGAGCAGCCATGGATTGGTTGAAAGATTCAAGGCTGCAAAGCCTTTCTTTGCTGTTGTTTTCTTGCAATTTGGGCTTGCAGGGATGGATATTCTTTGCAAGGCTGCACTTAACCAGGGGGTGAGCAACTATGTGCTCGTCGTCTACCGCCACGCAGTTGCCACTCTAGTTGTTGCTCCTTTTGCAGTGGTTCTGGACAA AAAAGTAAGGCCAAAGATGACACTTTCAATCTTCATCAAGATAATGGTGCTCGGCTTGCTAGA GCCAGTTCTTGACCAAAATATGTATTACTTGGGAATGAAGTACACAACAGCAACCTTTGCAGCAGCTATGTCCAATATTCTTCCTGCCCTTACTTTTGTAATGGCTTGGATTCTTAG GCTTGAGAAAGTAAAATTGAAATGCATCCGAAGCCAAAGTAAGGTGCTCGGAACTGCAGCAACAGTTGCAGGTGCCATGATCATGACACTGGTAAAAGGACCACTTTTGAAGTTGTTTTGGACCAGAGCAACCACTAGTAACCAACAGCAAACAAATGGGGTAGATATTCACAGTTCCATTAAGGGTGCCCTAATGATCACAGCTGGTTGCTTCTGCTGGGCTTGTTTCATGATTCTGCAG TCAGTGACACTAAGATCATACCCTGCTGAGCTCTCCCTTTCAGCTTGGATATGCCTGATGGGCACATTGGAAGGAACTGCTGTAGCATTAGTCATGGAAAGGGGAAACGCGGCCGTTTGGGCTATACATTGGGACGGAAAATTATTGGCAGCTGTCTACAGT GGAATATTCTGTTCAGGACTAGCTTATTACATTCAAGGAGTAGTAATGAAACACAGGGGCCCTGTGTTTGTGACAGCTTTTAGTCCCCTAAGCATGGTTATTGTTGCTGTCATGAGCTCCTTCATTTTGCGAGAGCAATTGTTTCTTGGAAG GTTACTTGGTGCTGCTGTCATAATCATCGGCCTGTATCTTGTTGTATGGGGTAAGAGCAAAGAGAATTCCCCAGAAGAGGAACTAGCAACAACTAAACAAGTAGGAGAGGAAAAAGATAGGTCCAATCTTGAGGTTATCACAATTGCATCATCTTGCAAGTGA
- the LOC133721021 gene encoding uncharacterized protein LOC133721021 isoform X1 gives MSFQNQGFWMAKGTGGVNDGERLYDNSSATEPKRSHQWFMDGPEVELLPNKKQAIEVPGTNLFSGLLNANVSPWGNVPSFQSFSGQFTERSFDSEADRAVNFEDRNISSVGSEKMRKINEDLFGNDSSFGLSMSHSLEDPRLSPNYGGFRKVKVSEVKDSENVMRVSVGHAYNPGDNDAMLAPHVYKADDNSGSMGLTYKKEDENFITMSDSYNRADNNFRSMGQPFTKGDEYIGIGQTYKEDSNTLLRSRTFNKGDSTIISVGETYNKADESTMSTGHIYNKGEEISMGHDYSKVDNNMLSIGHSYNKGESTIISFGGCDDDDDVNTSTISGYELLMGQSFPKTEAMNEKDLGKLNADAFVNQPHIIAGAETVSRKKDDQKMSKKSPSNNFPSNVRSLLSTGMLDGVPVKYIAWSREKELQAVIKGSGYLCGCQSCNFSKVINAYEFERHASCKTKHPNNHIYFENGKTIYGIVQELRSTPQNMLFDVIQTITGSQINQKSFRLWKESFLAATRELQRIYGNDEVKQLA, from the exons ATG TCTTTTCAGAATCAGGGCTTTTGGATGGCAAAGGGTACCGGGGGTGTAAATGATGGTGAGAGGCTTTATGATAATTCTTCTGCAACTGAGCCTAAGCGTTCTCATCAATGGTTCATGGATGGTCCTGAGGTAGAGTTACTCCCAAACAAGAAACAGGCTATTGAAGTTCCAGGCACCAATCTATTTTCAGGCTTGTTGAACGCAAATGTTTCTCCATGGGGAAATGTTCCCAGTTTTCAGTCATTCTCTGGCCAGTTCACTGAAAGGTCATTTGATTCTGAAGCAGACAGAGCCGTGAATTTTGAGGACAGAAACATTTCATCAGTTGGCTcagaaaaaatgagaaaaattaATGAGGATCTATTTGGGAATGATTCTTCTTTTGGTTTATCTATGTCCCATTCACTGGAAGATCCTAGGTTGAGTCCTAACTATGGTGGTTTTAGAAAAGTGAAAGTCAGTGAGGTAAAGGACTCTGAGAATGTCATGCGTGTTTCGGTTGGACATGCTTATAATCCGGGAGATAACGATGCCATGTTGGCGCCTCATGTTTACAAGGCGGATGACAACTCAGGATCAATGGGTCTCACTTATAAGAAAGAGGATGAGAACTTCATAACCATGAGTGATTCCTATAATAGGGCAGATAACAATTTTAGATCAATGGGACAACCCTTTACTAAAGGGGATGAGTACATAGGAATTGGTCAAACATACAAGGAGGATAGTAATACCCTATTGAGGAGTCGAACATTCAACAAGGGTGACAGTACTATCATCTCGGTTGGTGAAACCTACAACAAGGCAGATGAAAGTACCATGTCAACTGGTCATATTTATAATAAAGGGGAAGAGATATCAATGGGTCATGACTATAGCAAGGTCGACAATAATATGTTGTCAATTGGTCACTCTTACAATAAGGGAGAGAGTACTATCATATCCTTTGGCGggtgtgatgatgatgatgatgtaaaTACCTCAACAATCTCTGGCTATGAACTTCTTATGGGTCAATCTTTTCCAAAAACAGAAGCTATGAATGAGAAAGACTTGGGTAAATTAAATGCTGATGCATTTGTAAATCAACCTCATATAATTGCTGGAGCTGAAACTGTTTCCAGAAAGAAGGATGACCAGAAAATGTCTAAGAAGTCTCCTTCAAACAACTTCCCTTCGAATGTGCGAAGTTTGCTATCTACTGGTATGCTGGATGGAGTTCCTGTAAAGTATATTGCCTGGTCACGGGAG AAGGAGCTGCAGGCTGTAATTAAAGGTTCTGGGTATCTATGTGGCTGTCAGTCATGTAACTTCTCTAAG GTAATCAATGCATATGAATTTGAGCGTCATGCTAGTTGCAAAACAAAACACCCAAATAACCACATATATTTTGAGAATGGGAAGACCATCTATGGGATTGTGCAAGAGCTCAGGAGCACACCTCAGAATATGCTGTTTGACGTTATTCAGACTATTACTGGTTCACAAATCAATCAGAAATCCTTCCGTCTTTGGAAAG AATCGTTTTTGGCAGCAACACGTGAACTTCAACGTATATATGGCAATGATGAAGTGAAACAATTGGCATGA
- the LOC133721021 gene encoding uncharacterized protein LOC133721021 isoform X3, protein MNQGFWMAKGTGGVNDGERLYDNSSATEPKRSHQWFMDGPEVELLPNKKQAIEVPGTNLFSGLLNANVSPWGNVPSFQSFSGQFTERSFDSEADRAVNFEDRNISSVGSEKMRKINEDLFGNDSSFGLSMSHSLEDPRLSPNYGGFRKVKVSEVKDSENVMRVSVGHAYNPGDNDAMLAPHVYKADDNSGSMGLTYKKEDENFITMSDSYNRADNNFRSMGQPFTKGDEYIGIGQTYKEDSNTLLRSRTFNKGDSTIISVGETYNKADESTMSTGHIYNKGEEISMGHDYSKVDNNMLSIGHSYNKGESTIISFGGCDDDDDVNTSTISGYELLMGQSFPKTEAMNEKDLGKLNADAFVNQPHIIAGAETVSRKKDDQKMSKKSPSNNFPSNVRSLLSTGMLDGVPVKYIAWSREKELQAVIKGSGYLCGCQSCNFSKVINAYEFERHASCKTKHPNNHIYFENGKTIYGIVQELRSTPQNMLFDVIQTITGSQINQKSFRLWKESFLAATRELQRIYGNDEVKQLA, encoded by the exons ATG AATCAGGGCTTTTGGATGGCAAAGGGTACCGGGGGTGTAAATGATGGTGAGAGGCTTTATGATAATTCTTCTGCAACTGAGCCTAAGCGTTCTCATCAATGGTTCATGGATGGTCCTGAGGTAGAGTTACTCCCAAACAAGAAACAGGCTATTGAAGTTCCAGGCACCAATCTATTTTCAGGCTTGTTGAACGCAAATGTTTCTCCATGGGGAAATGTTCCCAGTTTTCAGTCATTCTCTGGCCAGTTCACTGAAAGGTCATTTGATTCTGAAGCAGACAGAGCCGTGAATTTTGAGGACAGAAACATTTCATCAGTTGGCTcagaaaaaatgagaaaaattaATGAGGATCTATTTGGGAATGATTCTTCTTTTGGTTTATCTATGTCCCATTCACTGGAAGATCCTAGGTTGAGTCCTAACTATGGTGGTTTTAGAAAAGTGAAAGTCAGTGAGGTAAAGGACTCTGAGAATGTCATGCGTGTTTCGGTTGGACATGCTTATAATCCGGGAGATAACGATGCCATGTTGGCGCCTCATGTTTACAAGGCGGATGACAACTCAGGATCAATGGGTCTCACTTATAAGAAAGAGGATGAGAACTTCATAACCATGAGTGATTCCTATAATAGGGCAGATAACAATTTTAGATCAATGGGACAACCCTTTACTAAAGGGGATGAGTACATAGGAATTGGTCAAACATACAAGGAGGATAGTAATACCCTATTGAGGAGTCGAACATTCAACAAGGGTGACAGTACTATCATCTCGGTTGGTGAAACCTACAACAAGGCAGATGAAAGTACCATGTCAACTGGTCATATTTATAATAAAGGGGAAGAGATATCAATGGGTCATGACTATAGCAAGGTCGACAATAATATGTTGTCAATTGGTCACTCTTACAATAAGGGAGAGAGTACTATCATATCCTTTGGCGggtgtgatgatgatgatgatgtaaaTACCTCAACAATCTCTGGCTATGAACTTCTTATGGGTCAATCTTTTCCAAAAACAGAAGCTATGAATGAGAAAGACTTGGGTAAATTAAATGCTGATGCATTTGTAAATCAACCTCATATAATTGCTGGAGCTGAAACTGTTTCCAGAAAGAAGGATGACCAGAAAATGTCTAAGAAGTCTCCTTCAAACAACTTCCCTTCGAATGTGCGAAGTTTGCTATCTACTGGTATGCTGGATGGAGTTCCTGTAAAGTATATTGCCTGGTCACGGGAG AAGGAGCTGCAGGCTGTAATTAAAGGTTCTGGGTATCTATGTGGCTGTCAGTCATGTAACTTCTCTAAG GTAATCAATGCATATGAATTTGAGCGTCATGCTAGTTGCAAAACAAAACACCCAAATAACCACATATATTTTGAGAATGGGAAGACCATCTATGGGATTGTGCAAGAGCTCAGGAGCACACCTCAGAATATGCTGTTTGACGTTATTCAGACTATTACTGGTTCACAAATCAATCAGAAATCCTTCCGTCTTTGGAAAG AATCGTTTTTGGCAGCAACACGTGAACTTCAACGTATATATGGCAATGATGAAGTGAAACAATTGGCATGA
- the LOC133719844 gene encoding type I inositol polyphosphate 5-phosphatase 8 isoform X1 yields the protein MRTNRGKIPKQNSWPGAVVRKWLNIPTGGDEFHSDYSVKNVTESRRKSCSDQDHYVVVPDDVADGWLMEDAYGPSFAPEAPAVTDHLNLRMFVGTWNVGGKSPQEDLNLREWLRSPTPADIYVLGFQEIVPLNAGNVLGAEDKGPADKWLSLIRDALNKNDPGLPNNYNNATHNDQQAHLDQQGSMMPRLSFSDLLSLEDELSTADFETLLNLNPASTSSGESSPSSPLGLGMQESTSMQRHRYCLAASKQMVGIFLCVWVRADLCRHISNMKVSCVGRGIMGYLGNKGSISISMTLHKTTFCFVCAHLTSGEKEGDEMKRNSDVIEILKKTKFSNSCRTRPLPPDSILDHDKIIWLGDLNYRLAAACADTHELLQKQHWQALLEKDQLRIEQQAGRVFKGWEEGRIYFAPTYKYLANSNHYVAQTSNSREKRRTPAWCDRILWKGEGLKQMWYLRGESKFSDHRPVYSLFAVQINLASKKKPKPAVPISTTSNRVGPNSRVPATCVAKVQAEELLVLTRAKSCLDTSSSRF from the exons ATGCGGACCAACAGAGGAAAGATCCCAAAG CAGAACTCGTGGCCTGGAGCAGTAGTGAGGAAATGGCTCAACATTCCGACCGGAGGGGACGAGTTTCATTCCGATTACTCTGTAAAAA ATGTAACTGAGAGTAGGAGGAAGAGTTGCTCGGACCAGGACCACTACGTCGTTGTACCGGACGATGTTGCAG atggtTGGTTGATGGAGGACGCTTACGGCCCAAGTTTTGCGCCGGAGGCACCAGCTGTGACCGACCATCTCAACCTCAG aATGTTCGTGGGGACATGGAATGTTGGAGGCAAATCACCACAAGAGGACTTGAACTTAAGGGAATGGCTTAGGTCCCCAACTCCTGCCGATATCTATGTTCttgg GTTCCAGGAAATTGTCCCTTTAAACGCCGGTAATGTATTGGGTGCGGAGGACAAAGGCCCAGCTGACAAGTGGCTTTCCCTTATTCGAGATGCTCTTAACAAGAATGACCCCGGACTTCCTAATAACTACAACAATGCCACCCATAATGATCAGCAAGCACATCTCGATCAGCAAGGCAGCATGATGCCAAGGCTCAGCTTCTCGGACTTGCTTTCCTTAGAAGATGAACTCAGTACTGCGGACTTCGAGACACTGCTGAATTTGAATCCCGCGTCAACTTCTAGTGGAGAAAGCTCACCGAGCTCCCCACTGGGGCTGGGTATGCAGGAGAGTACTTCAATGCAACGACATCGTTATTGCTTAGCAGCGAGCAAGCAGATGGTGGGAATTTTCTTGTGTGTGTGGGTTCGCGCTGATCTTTGTAGACACATTAGCAACATGAAGGTCTCATGTGTTGGTCGAGGCATAATGGGATATCTTGGAAATAAG GGTTCAATATCAATAAGCATGACATTGCATAAAACAACCTTTTGCTTTGTCTGTGCTCACTTAACTTCTGGTGAGAAAGAAGGGGATGAGATGAAAAGGAATTCAGATGTCATCGAAATTTTAAAGAAGACAAAGTTTTCTAACTCATGTAGAACACGACCACTTCCTCCTGATAGCATATTGGACCATGA CAAGATTATTTGGCTTGGGGATTTAAATTACCGGCTAGCAGCTGCTTGCGCTGACACGCATGAGCTTCTGCAGAAGCAGCATTGGCAAGCACTTTTAGAGAAAGATCAG CTAAGAATAGAGCAACAAGCTGGTAGAGTATTTAAAGGGTGGGAAGAAGGGAGGATATATTTTGCTCCAACTTACAAATACCTTGCAAATTCTAATCATTATGTTGCCCAAACTTCGAATTCTAGAGAGAAGAGACGCACCCCTGCCTG GTGTGACAGGATTCTATGGAAAGGAGAAGGACTTAAACAAATGTGGTATTTGAGAGGGGAGTCAAAGTTCTCGGACCACAGACCGGTCTATTCTTTGTTTGCGGTCCAAATAAACTTGGCCAGCAAGAAAAAACCCAAACCTGCTGTTCCCATAAGCACAACAAGCAACAGAGTTGGTCCAAATTCTCGGGTGCCAGCGACATGCGTGGCCAAAGTGCAAGCCGAGGAGCTTTTGGTACTCACAAGAGCAAAAAGCTGCTTAGACACAAGCTCCTCCAGGTTCTGA
- the LOC133719844 gene encoding type I inositol polyphosphate 5-phosphatase 8 isoform X2, protein MRTNRGKIPKNSWPGAVVRKWLNIPTGGDEFHSDYSVKNVTESRRKSCSDQDHYVVVPDDVADGWLMEDAYGPSFAPEAPAVTDHLNLRMFVGTWNVGGKSPQEDLNLREWLRSPTPADIYVLGFQEIVPLNAGNVLGAEDKGPADKWLSLIRDALNKNDPGLPNNYNNATHNDQQAHLDQQGSMMPRLSFSDLLSLEDELSTADFETLLNLNPASTSSGESSPSSPLGLGMQESTSMQRHRYCLAASKQMVGIFLCVWVRADLCRHISNMKVSCVGRGIMGYLGNKGSISISMTLHKTTFCFVCAHLTSGEKEGDEMKRNSDVIEILKKTKFSNSCRTRPLPPDSILDHDKIIWLGDLNYRLAAACADTHELLQKQHWQALLEKDQLRIEQQAGRVFKGWEEGRIYFAPTYKYLANSNHYVAQTSNSREKRRTPAWCDRILWKGEGLKQMWYLRGESKFSDHRPVYSLFAVQINLASKKKPKPAVPISTTSNRVGPNSRVPATCVAKVQAEELLVLTRAKSCLDTSSSRF, encoded by the exons ATGCGGACCAACAGAGGAAAGATCCCAAAG AACTCGTGGCCTGGAGCAGTAGTGAGGAAATGGCTCAACATTCCGACCGGAGGGGACGAGTTTCATTCCGATTACTCTGTAAAAA ATGTAACTGAGAGTAGGAGGAAGAGTTGCTCGGACCAGGACCACTACGTCGTTGTACCGGACGATGTTGCAG atggtTGGTTGATGGAGGACGCTTACGGCCCAAGTTTTGCGCCGGAGGCACCAGCTGTGACCGACCATCTCAACCTCAG aATGTTCGTGGGGACATGGAATGTTGGAGGCAAATCACCACAAGAGGACTTGAACTTAAGGGAATGGCTTAGGTCCCCAACTCCTGCCGATATCTATGTTCttgg GTTCCAGGAAATTGTCCCTTTAAACGCCGGTAATGTATTGGGTGCGGAGGACAAAGGCCCAGCTGACAAGTGGCTTTCCCTTATTCGAGATGCTCTTAACAAGAATGACCCCGGACTTCCTAATAACTACAACAATGCCACCCATAATGATCAGCAAGCACATCTCGATCAGCAAGGCAGCATGATGCCAAGGCTCAGCTTCTCGGACTTGCTTTCCTTAGAAGATGAACTCAGTACTGCGGACTTCGAGACACTGCTGAATTTGAATCCCGCGTCAACTTCTAGTGGAGAAAGCTCACCGAGCTCCCCACTGGGGCTGGGTATGCAGGAGAGTACTTCAATGCAACGACATCGTTATTGCTTAGCAGCGAGCAAGCAGATGGTGGGAATTTTCTTGTGTGTGTGGGTTCGCGCTGATCTTTGTAGACACATTAGCAACATGAAGGTCTCATGTGTTGGTCGAGGCATAATGGGATATCTTGGAAATAAG GGTTCAATATCAATAAGCATGACATTGCATAAAACAACCTTTTGCTTTGTCTGTGCTCACTTAACTTCTGGTGAGAAAGAAGGGGATGAGATGAAAAGGAATTCAGATGTCATCGAAATTTTAAAGAAGACAAAGTTTTCTAACTCATGTAGAACACGACCACTTCCTCCTGATAGCATATTGGACCATGA CAAGATTATTTGGCTTGGGGATTTAAATTACCGGCTAGCAGCTGCTTGCGCTGACACGCATGAGCTTCTGCAGAAGCAGCATTGGCAAGCACTTTTAGAGAAAGATCAG CTAAGAATAGAGCAACAAGCTGGTAGAGTATTTAAAGGGTGGGAAGAAGGGAGGATATATTTTGCTCCAACTTACAAATACCTTGCAAATTCTAATCATTATGTTGCCCAAACTTCGAATTCTAGAGAGAAGAGACGCACCCCTGCCTG GTGTGACAGGATTCTATGGAAAGGAGAAGGACTTAAACAAATGTGGTATTTGAGAGGGGAGTCAAAGTTCTCGGACCACAGACCGGTCTATTCTTTGTTTGCGGTCCAAATAAACTTGGCCAGCAAGAAAAAACCCAAACCTGCTGTTCCCATAAGCACAACAAGCAACAGAGTTGGTCCAAATTCTCGGGTGCCAGCGACATGCGTGGCCAAAGTGCAAGCCGAGGAGCTTTTGGTACTCACAAGAGCAAAAAGCTGCTTAGACACAAGCTCCTCCAGGTTCTGA
- the LOC133721021 gene encoding uncharacterized protein LOC133721021 isoform X2, whose amino-acid sequence MSFQNQGFWMAKGTGGVNDGERLYDNSSATEPKRSHQWFMDGPEVELLPNKKQAIEVPGTNLFSGLLNANVSPWGNVPSFQSFSGQFTERSFDSEADRAVNFEDRNISSVGSEKMRKINEDLFGNDSSFGLSMSHSLEDPRLSPNYGGFRKVKVSEVKDSENVMRVSVGHAYNPGDNDAMLAPHVYKADDNSGSMGLTYKKEDENFITMSDSYNRADNNFRSMGQPFTKGDEYIGIGQTYKEDSNTLLRSRTFNKGDSTIISVGETYNKADESTMSTGHIYNKGEEISMGHDYSKVDNNMLSIGHSYNKGESTIISFGGCDDDDDVNTSTISGYELLMGQSFPKTEAMNEKDLGKLNADAFVNQPHIIAGAETVSRKKDDQKMSKKSPSNNFPSNVRSLLSTGMLDGVPVKYIAWSREELQAVIKGSGYLCGCQSCNFSKVINAYEFERHASCKTKHPNNHIYFENGKTIYGIVQELRSTPQNMLFDVIQTITGSQINQKSFRLWKESFLAATRELQRIYGNDEVKQLA is encoded by the exons ATG TCTTTTCAGAATCAGGGCTTTTGGATGGCAAAGGGTACCGGGGGTGTAAATGATGGTGAGAGGCTTTATGATAATTCTTCTGCAACTGAGCCTAAGCGTTCTCATCAATGGTTCATGGATGGTCCTGAGGTAGAGTTACTCCCAAACAAGAAACAGGCTATTGAAGTTCCAGGCACCAATCTATTTTCAGGCTTGTTGAACGCAAATGTTTCTCCATGGGGAAATGTTCCCAGTTTTCAGTCATTCTCTGGCCAGTTCACTGAAAGGTCATTTGATTCTGAAGCAGACAGAGCCGTGAATTTTGAGGACAGAAACATTTCATCAGTTGGCTcagaaaaaatgagaaaaattaATGAGGATCTATTTGGGAATGATTCTTCTTTTGGTTTATCTATGTCCCATTCACTGGAAGATCCTAGGTTGAGTCCTAACTATGGTGGTTTTAGAAAAGTGAAAGTCAGTGAGGTAAAGGACTCTGAGAATGTCATGCGTGTTTCGGTTGGACATGCTTATAATCCGGGAGATAACGATGCCATGTTGGCGCCTCATGTTTACAAGGCGGATGACAACTCAGGATCAATGGGTCTCACTTATAAGAAAGAGGATGAGAACTTCATAACCATGAGTGATTCCTATAATAGGGCAGATAACAATTTTAGATCAATGGGACAACCCTTTACTAAAGGGGATGAGTACATAGGAATTGGTCAAACATACAAGGAGGATAGTAATACCCTATTGAGGAGTCGAACATTCAACAAGGGTGACAGTACTATCATCTCGGTTGGTGAAACCTACAACAAGGCAGATGAAAGTACCATGTCAACTGGTCATATTTATAATAAAGGGGAAGAGATATCAATGGGTCATGACTATAGCAAGGTCGACAATAATATGTTGTCAATTGGTCACTCTTACAATAAGGGAGAGAGTACTATCATATCCTTTGGCGggtgtgatgatgatgatgatgtaaaTACCTCAACAATCTCTGGCTATGAACTTCTTATGGGTCAATCTTTTCCAAAAACAGAAGCTATGAATGAGAAAGACTTGGGTAAATTAAATGCTGATGCATTTGTAAATCAACCTCATATAATTGCTGGAGCTGAAACTGTTTCCAGAAAGAAGGATGACCAGAAAATGTCTAAGAAGTCTCCTTCAAACAACTTCCCTTCGAATGTGCGAAGTTTGCTATCTACTGGTATGCTGGATGGAGTTCCTGTAAAGTATATTGCCTGGTCACGGGAG GAGCTGCAGGCTGTAATTAAAGGTTCTGGGTATCTATGTGGCTGTCAGTCATGTAACTTCTCTAAG GTAATCAATGCATATGAATTTGAGCGTCATGCTAGTTGCAAAACAAAACACCCAAATAACCACATATATTTTGAGAATGGGAAGACCATCTATGGGATTGTGCAAGAGCTCAGGAGCACACCTCAGAATATGCTGTTTGACGTTATTCAGACTATTACTGGTTCACAAATCAATCAGAAATCCTTCCGTCTTTGGAAAG AATCGTTTTTGGCAGCAACACGTGAACTTCAACGTATATATGGCAATGATGAAGTGAAACAATTGGCATGA